One Campylobacter lari DNA segment encodes these proteins:
- a CDS encoding NAD-dependent 4,6-dehydratase LegB, with product MYEKNILITGADGFIGSHLVEMLYKESKDKTSLFYGYKIKALSQYNSFNYWGWLEDIECLNDIEVVCGDIRDPHFCKNITKDVEIIFHLAALIAIPFSYVAPDSYVDVNIKGTLNICQSALENNVKRIIHTSTSEVYGTALYVPIDEKHPLQAQSPYSASKIGADAMAMSFYNAFNLPLTIARPFNTYGPRQSARAVIPTIITQIANGAKQIKLGDVSPTRDFNYVKDTCLGFLELAKCQKAIGEVVNIGSNYEISIKDTLELIKKLMKSNVEFITENERIRPENSEVFRLWCDNSKIKNLTNFSPQYDIEKGLSQTIEWFSNPLNLKKYKSDIYNI from the coding sequence ATTTATGAAAAAAATATATTAATCACAGGTGCAGATGGTTTTATAGGTTCACATTTAGTTGAAATGCTTTATAAAGAAAGTAAGGATAAAACCTCTCTATTTTATGGTTATAAAATCAAAGCTTTGAGTCAGTATAATTCTTTTAATTATTGGGGTTGGCTTGAAGATATAGAGTGTTTAAATGATATTGAAGTAGTTTGTGGAGATATTAGAGATCCACATTTTTGCAAAAACATCACTAAAGATGTAGAAATTATCTTTCATTTAGCAGCTTTAATAGCCATACCTTTTTCTTATGTTGCTCCAGATAGTTATGTAGATGTTAATATAAAAGGTACTTTAAATATCTGTCAAAGTGCATTAGAAAATAATGTAAAGCGTATTATTCACACAAGTACAAGTGAGGTTTATGGTACGGCTTTGTATGTGCCTATTGATGAAAAACATCCTTTGCAAGCACAAAGTCCATATTCAGCAAGTAAAATAGGTGCTGATGCTATGGCAATGAGTTTTTATAATGCTTTCAATCTCCCACTGACCATAGCAAGACCTTTTAATACCTATGGCCCAAGGCAAAGTGCAAGAGCGGTGATTCCAACTATCATCACTCAAATTGCAAATGGAGCTAAGCAAATAAAGCTTGGAGATGTAAGTCCTACTAGAGATTTTAATTATGTAAAAGATACTTGTTTAGGGTTTTTAGAGTTAGCTAAATGTCAAAAGGCTATAGGTGAAGTGGTAAATATAGGATCAAATTATGAAATAAGCATAAAAGATACTTTAGAACTCATTAAAAAACTTATGAAATCAAATGTAGAATTTATCACAGAAAATGAACGCATAAGGCCTGAAAATAGTGAAGTATTTAGGCTATGGTGTGACAATAGCAAGATCAAAAACCTTACTAACTTTTCACCACAATATGATATAGAAAAAGGCTTAAGTCAAACTATAGAATGGTTTAGTAATCCTTTAAATTTAAAAAAATATAAAAGTGATATTTATAATATTTAG
- a CDS encoding PglD-related sugar-binding protein produces the protein MKEKIIIIGAGGHARACMEVIELEGKFEIAGFVDNGIESAYYPLLGNDDDLKKLFKEYKYALIGIGQIKTSLPRVQIYDKLKTIGFRLPTIISPLAHVSKRSFIDEASIIMHHALVNTNVKVGKGCIINSKALVEHDVIIENFCHISTASVVNGGCLIKQHSFLGSNTHLKHGSILDENSIVYMKGV, from the coding sequence GTGAAAGAAAAAATAATCATTATTGGAGCTGGAGGACATGCAAGAGCGTGTATGGAAGTTATAGAGCTTGAGGGTAAATTTGAAATTGCTGGTTTTGTGGATAATGGTATAGAAAGTGCGTATTATCCATTGCTTGGGAATGATGATGATTTAAAAAAATTATTTAAAGAATATAAATATGCCTTAATTGGTATTGGACAAATTAAAACTTCATTGCCAAGAGTGCAAATTTATGATAAGTTGAAAACTATAGGTTTTAGATTGCCAACTATTATTTCGCCGCTTGCTCATGTGTCAAAAAGATCTTTTATTGATGAGGCAAGTATAATAATGCATCATGCCTTGGTAAATACAAATGTCAAGGTAGGTAAAGGTTGTATAATAAATTCAAAGGCATTGGTTGAACATGATGTTATAATTGAAAATTTTTGTCATATTAGTACAGCTAGTGTTGTTAATGGGGGTTGTTTGATAAAGCAGCATAGTTTTTTAGGGTCAAATACTCATTTAAAACATGGTAGTATTTTAGATGAAAATAGTATAGTATATATGAAAGGAGTATAA